A region from the Aegilops tauschii subsp. strangulata cultivar AL8/78 chromosome 5, Aet v6.0, whole genome shotgun sequence genome encodes:
- the LOC109770102 gene encoding hypersensitive-induced response protein-like protein 2, translated as MGGVLGLVQVDQSTVAIKETFGKFNEVLEPGCHFLPWCIGQRIVGYLSLRVKQLDVRCETKTKDNVFVTVVASVQYRALVDKASDAFYKLSNTKQQIQSYVFDVLDDAFVQKDDIAKAVEEELEKAMSMYGYEIVQTLIVDIEPDVHVKRAMNEINAASRMRSAANDKAEAEKILQIKRAEGEAESKYLAGVGIARQRQAIVDGLRDSVLAFSENVPGTTAKDIMDMVLVTQYFDTMKEIGASSKSSSVFIPHGPGAVKDVASQIRDGLLQANTL; from the exons ATGGGTGGCGTTTTGGGTTTAGTGCAGGTTGATCAGTCAACTGTAGCTATCAAAGAAACTTTTGGGAAGTTTAATGAGGTCCTGGAGCCTGGTTGCCACTTCTTGCCTTGGTGCATAGGGCAACGGATTGTTGGTTACCTCTCACTGCGCGTGAAACAGCTAGACGTCCGATGTGAAACCAAAACAAAG GATAATGTCTTTGTGACTGTTGTTGCTTCTGTCCAATACCGTGCCCTTGTTGATAAGGCATCTGATGCCTTCTACAAACTGAGCAACACAAAGCAACAAATCCAGTCGTACGTCTTTGATG TGCTGGACGATGCATTTGTGCAAAAAGATGACATTGCAAAAGCTGTTGAAGAGGAGCTTGAAAAG GCGATGTCTATGTATGGGTATGAGATTGTGCAAACTCTGATAGTTGACATTGAGCCTGATGTGCATGTCAAGAGGGCAATGAATGAGATCAATGCAG CTTCAAGGATGAGGTCTGCAGCCAATGACAAAGCGGAGGCTGAAAAGATTCTTCAGATTAAAAGAGCAGAAGGAGAAGCCGAGTCAAAGTACTTGGCTGGTGTGGGCATTGCAAGGCAGCGTCAGGCTATCGTGGATGGTCTGAGAGACAGCGTCCTCGCCTTCTCTGAGAACGTCCCTGGCACCACTGCAAAGGACATCATGGACATGGTTCTGGTCACCCAGTACTTCGACACCATGAAAGAGATTGGGGCCTCATCCAAGTCTTCTTCGGTGTTCATCCCCCATGGTCCTGGAGCCGTCAAGGATGTCGCATCGCAGATCAGAGATGGGCTCCTCCAGGCCAACACTCTCTAA
- the LOC109770103 gene encoding uncharacterized protein: MAPPPPPPNEGDLATPAALRAPADVISRVFSQLDCVDLLSCSLVCRQWCRDSAELREEWRMEYMDAWNLQGLNVKSDTRSPCPTCSIRSLRTWCP; encoded by the exons atggcgccgccgccgccgccaccgaacGAAGGGGACCTCGCCACGCCGGCCGCGCTGCGGGCGCCGGCGGACGTGATCTCCCGAGTCTTCTCGCAGCTGGACTGCGTCGACCTCCTCAGCTGCTCCCTCGTCTGCAG GCAGTGGTGCCGCGATTCTGCGGAGCTACGGGAAGAGTGGAGGATGGAGTACATGGACGCCTGGAACCTGCAGGGCCTCAACGTCAAGTCTGATACCCGATCGCCATGCCCAACTTGCTCCATCAGAAGCCTTCGAACCTGGTGCCCTTGA